GGCTCAGGTATAAGCATCACGTGACAATTAACCACCGTTCGTGTTCGAGAGTGAGCTGTTTGGCTGAAACCTGGTAGGTTTATCATTTTATAAGTGTTTTTTTGGGCCATGTACGTCTACAGAAGCTCCCACTCCAGGATCATTAAGCTGGAATGTAAATAAAGGCAatcctttgaaagaaaacagaggtgagagatggtttcatgcagactggggcACCTAAATGTTctcttgtaaacatggcggttggcgagtgaagttgtctctctggcctttctcgacgaattccaggacctacggATACGATTTggacaagttttgaaagctaaagtcTGCCATGgctgctgtattttgctggcaGGACTGGGTGGTCCGACACTTATAAaatatcaatgaaatgagaatcgggggtctttcCTTGTCATGCAATAGCAGAATTACGCAGGACCCATTTTGGGCATCAACGAAggaacttgagaagcacgagactggccctcatcgaatggctgaagcgcagccggaggaaaaagtgagaagaaaatttctaGCCACATACTTATGAATAGCCCTGGTGTGTTCTGCTAACGTAGagttttgatttctgaacaagtttttatcatagaaaattcgcgataaAGTAATGCCTTTTTCGCTGCAAAACAAGAAAGGCCTTTCGTGATatcttgtcaaaggaacggtatgaTGTAAGTAACAGAATACTTAGAATCATATTTGCTCTTACCACGAATGTCAgactctacatctctgtgctGCAATATATAAGCGCATAAACAATTTCCTCCTATTACTGTACAAGTCTGTTTTTTAATGATGAAAAATCAGTTTTCTCTCCATCATTCTTCCTATAATCTTCaagttcgcggaaattacaatCTGTCCCACagtaaacctagaacaaccactTATATATGgtcttaattctttttcttacttgtcagctaagttgtggcaggaatgcgctacctgattttatccgtaccaccgAGTTTACTGGTGGTATTTCTTTGAGGTACAGGGGGTAATTTAGGCAATCATTCGCAAAAAAATACTTTGTTAACTGCTGATATAAACAACATCATAATCATAACCATTGTCATGCACTGGCGGAGAAGTTGAGATTCTTGAATCTTGTAATGGCTGTAATAAAATGTCTACATACGCGTAATGACCTCTAAAGACTGTAtggtttcaacaattttctcATGTGCGCCTTCAGGGTTCTATCTAGGATTAATCGTTTGGGGGAGAAGTCCCGAGTGGCCGAAAGCAACGAGCTTCCtagggggtccgggggcatgctccccaggaaattttttgaaatgaatATGCGCTGAGATGCATTCTGGTGCATTTTGAGACacaattttgagaaatattacagtagcattttaatttattttttagtcgtGATCACGTTCTGACAATGTTAAACTGAGCTCCGATATTTGCCAACGTGAACAGAAGAGTCACCCGACACGTCTAATTCCACAAATATTTATACATACTCGTTGACTTGTTAGTAcgtcaataaaataaataaactcaacAACGGCACTTTCCCATTTCTTACCTATGCTCGTAACTACTGCAAAATTCTAGATAACTGTAAACCTGTAAATAAAAACTGTCCGCGGTAGATGCGACTGTTAACTGACAATGCGTCTAATCGAGTGtgaaaaatattgaaacaaaTCATGGCAATTGATCTTTGGAAAATCTCCCTGATCAATTTAGGATCTAAATGtattttccttctttaaaaagttgaattcaaattgaattgaattacaAAGCCAGTTTGCGCTTCTTTACACTTTTGTAATGATCAACCACTGACTCCAGGACGTAATCTGATAACTGGTCATGATCAGGACCTTCGATGCAAATGCGCATGGTGTCTTTAAGTGCATCCGCACCAAGCCTACTGCGTAGCCTTGTTTTAATTAGCTTCATGGCTCTGAAGGAACGCTCAACAGTGGCTGTTGTCACTGGTAATACATTTGCAATCGCAGCTACCTTTGCCAAGTTCATGTGCACTGATCTCGTTGCGTCTGGATGATTTTTTCGGTATAGTTACTTATATACTgtaatgataacaatattttTTGGGGGGAAGCTGGGCATTTTGGGGGGAGAAGCTTCTACCCCTCAAATACCCTAGATAGAACCCTGGCCTTATGCACCCCACTCTTTACAATTTTGACGCAAGCCTTGGCGAGATCTTCTGCAACTTTCTGGAGACGCTCTAGAAATTCTGGCTCTTGATGGACAAAAAGCATTCTGATACATGGCAAACAGAGCTTGAAGTGTAACCATGTGGGCTGCTTGACCTCTTTTGAAATGATTACAATCTATCATTTGCTTCACAGTTGTAGGGCCATATAGATCAGCCTCAATCCAGTAAAGATCAACGCAGCTGTCTTCGATAAAAATCCCCCAATTGTTCTAGTTGCGCTATGACAACGTGACAACTCACAAGGACGAAGAAGCAAGTGATCAAGATCTTTCCTGTCCATCTGGAGCTTTTTGGCCGGTTGATAGGGGCCCATCTCTAAATTGATAACAGTCTTCCTTTCGGGACCGACAATAAGTCTTTTGATGGTCTTTGCCTGCATCAAAATTGTAAGCATGGTGTCATGGTATACGTAATGATGAGTGTGGAATGATGTAAGTCTACAAATACTGAGCAGCTACCCGCCGGTACCGCATTTTCATGCTTAAGTTTACGTGACCCTCTTGTAACAGCAAAAGCGGAGTAGTTTGAACTAGAAATTAGCATTTTTCGTGTTGTTTAAGGTTTATAAAGCAGTAAAGATGATGTCGAAAGACCTCGAAATGTCAAAAACTATTTTTCTAAACTAACATCACTTCCATGCCCATTCAGTCACGTGACCAATCATGTGAGTAGCGATTACGTATGTGTTCATGATATTAAGGGTAACATCGATTTACGTCTCTCCTGCTATTTTGGCGACAATTTGTCCATAATAAACGATTTTAGAATGCGTTTTATTCCCTAGCCTCGTTTTCAGGCATGGTCTAAAGGGGGAGAGGGGTTCTAAAACATCCCCTACAAAGCCCCAGAGCCGATTGCAAAACTGGCAACatgtattttccttttccttaggGTTCCCTCAACATATCTAAAGAAGTATCTTGCTTACAGCAAAAAAATACCCACGGGACTTTCATTTCGTACATATGCGCCCAGACTATCTGTCAGAATATTTAAGTCAAAGCCATTCCCTAAAGTCGCGGCTACACAAGCTATTTTTTGCTAGGGCTGgcgatgcgatttttttcataCTTTGTCGCATAGCCTGCGCgcgagggtggctacacttgtgacaaattttggcggcAAACTACTTCAAGAGACTTGGGTACTATAAATTAAGATTCCTCCtttatttcattggctaaatagtctttagtcgcgtcgcaagcgTAGGCAAAAAGTTGtagggtggctacacgggcaactatctctgcgattttgtcgcgaatATTTCAATTCTGGCgtcttttttcttgcgattttcaCCTGATTTTTGTTCACCTGTTGCGTCGCCAGTgcgagggtggctacacttgtaatTTTCACTGCGCGCTGGCGTCACGACAAAATTCGAAAAAATCGCATCAGCAGCGCGAGAAAAAATTCGCTCGTGTAGCTGCGGCTTTATATCCATTCATTGCAAAGAAGGCATTATTTACTTTAACACACCAATCCACCATCTTTATGGTAGTGTATTTAATCAGTTTGTCTCTCATAAACTGATGATGCCATGGCCCTTGTCCGGAAATTTAGTTGAAAAATATGAATGCTAATGAACTGTAGAAATACATCATGTAGACAAAAAGGGAATTTTCCGCGTCTTTGCATTTTCAATTGACATGAAACAAAATACCCAATGAGCTGAGGGGAACTGGCGGTGTACCGGTTCTAGAGAAGGTATGTTGGAGTGCAAAGTGAAAACGAACAATGCGAAGGCTTTGATGAATGAAGCTCGATGTGAAGAAGCTCCCAACCGGGAGAATAATAAAACGTTGTAACCCCCCACCTCCCATGTCAATGATTACGTTAAACTGGTGATCAACTGGCAATTTCCCTGTTCAGAAAATTGAGGCCATTCAAATTGACTCCAATCTCGAAAACACGGCACAAGGCCTATCATCTTATCCCGTTTACCACGCCCCAACATCACCTCCTCTGTTTAGCAACTTAAATGCCCTTACGGAAAAGCTCATCAACAACAGTGCAAAGAAAAGTTGCACTTTACACAACATGTCGACATCTTTTGTGATCGCTGCGATTATTTTTGGCGTGCTATTACCGATGGGAATGGAAATTGCATGCTGATGACTGGAAGTGCGCGGTCGTCCTTCAACCGCTGAAGAAGCCTGGCCCATACCTATTTCACAAGAACTACAGACCTGTCAGCAACCTGCAGTATATCTAAAAGCTGGCTAAAAAAGGGGTGTTTGTACAGACACACATCCATAAAATGACTTATTCGTACCGTCAAAACATAAGCGTCGGGGTGGAATTCAAGTATCAGTACATGTTGGACAATCAACTCAAAGTTCAAAATGCACTTTTAATTAAGCACTATGTGACATGTACGAATAACAAATTCATGTTAAATAAAttagctaatcacaagtctgtACGACAAAATATCAAGACGAATATTTCCAATGTCCGGCATCGATCAGATCATCGGCATCCAGTGTTACTAATTATTCAATAAGCTCTCATTTGTCAAATCTGACTAGTTTTACGATGATGAAACCATCAAAGTCCTGTTGATTTGTACTTAGGCAAATTACTATTCACAAAATAGTCATTAACCATTCAGGATAGGAAAGGGGCGAGATTGATAGCCCTATTTTGGCCGGACTCCAGCTAGCGTTGTCCAAGGTAATCACTGGTTGAATTTCCGAGTCGGTCTTGCTTGTAAATAGGCAGTGATAGGCTGAGAGAAACGAAACAGCACTTCCAATCCAAAGAGTTACAATAGCGAGACGTTGATAAACGATAATCTAAATGAAATGTACGACAAGCAGCTGGATTTTGTCTTGGCCCGATTTATTTCCGAAGGTAGAAGAGAAGACGGAAAAGAGCAACCAGAGAAGACTTTGAATGAAATGATAGGTAGCTGCACAACGTAAAAAGTTGACATTAGAACTAATACTGGCTACTAAAATTGTTATTTCATGTAAGTAAGAAAGTTTGTGGCTGTAAGACGgtgcacttaaaaaaaaacgaaaactaaCAAAAAGGACCGCcttagttttccaaaaaaaaaaaacttggactATACTAGACCGAATATGTCTACCTCCTCATACTTAAATCGCCAAAATAATGCACAGGGAGAACAATGCATTTTTGTGAGGGTTACAAATGACATATTTGCAAGCAAAGAGCAATTAAAACGTGTAATGTTCGTGAGTTAATCCTATCGATATATAATGTTCCAAGATAGCCTAGTCTCCTTCAACTTGGAAAACCCCGTATACATCAATGCAGGATTGACCTATATTGTCGTGCTCGGTCAAATTTGTCAAATCTTCACCATACCAGACTCTAAATTGCTGACCAGCGGTCGCAAACAAAGGAGTAACAATGGAATCAAACTCGATCTCGACAGAATTTTCATGAAAACCGGGCGGTTCGTAATAAAGATGATCCTCAAATTCAACGGTACCGCTAACTGGAAAAAGATGGACGTTATTGTGATCAGTGATGTGGGTATTTAATTTACTGGGATGCCTCTCACAGCCCCATTTTGTGGCAGAGGTTATCTTGCTAATACAGTTCAAGTAGCCAGAGCGATGGATCAGCTTCAATCTATAGATGTCTCCTGGCTTGTGAATTTCGGAGGTTCCGAATGAATCGTCCGCGGCCCCAAAGCACACTGGGTCTGTGTTGATTTTCTGCCATACTGAAGaaaagaatttttattttatttttgagcGGGAAGTGTCTCTCtatgaaaaaaacttgattGAAACATTTTTTGAGTCCATACAGACAgacaattttctgaaaaaatcGGTTTTTCGATGGTGACTAGGTGACGAGCCGAACCAGTAATCGGAatgtcgtaggttcgactcctgccaaagagcattctgattttttccaagtatccccgagtcaccggaaaataaatctcttcatgTCATTTATCGGGGTTAAGATTTCACATCTCTTTTAGTTAAAGGACGATTGTCTTTAGTTTATAGTTTTATTACCAATAAACATATTATATTTATTTAGCGATCCTTGGTAACGAGAACGCTGAATTCCAGGATGTTACACAAAACAAGTTGACCTTTCCCCTCATCTGTTGCTCTGAGTCCACAATTACAAAAAGGTTTAAAACTCCTCGTATTTACCAAAAAACTCCCATCAGGCGAAATACTGAAGAACTTAAAATAGTAGATATGTTTTCCTCCTTCTATACGTTTTTCTTGCTTTCCGGCTGCACTTACTTTTTGTC
The Montipora capricornis isolate CH-2021 chromosome 10, ASM3666992v2, whole genome shotgun sequence genome window above contains:
- the LOC138021203 gene encoding uncharacterized protein produces the protein NSPHLQYGNFTESFFRVLNISQVLVFSKFEDYFQCAIECVVNKACFSFNFGILADNGSGGHICHLLASDKYNHSNHFVPSEEFHHFSFWSPCESFPCQNGGTCHPEYETNSYQCECGEGGKGTHCETKIWQKINTDPVCFGAADDSFGTSEIHKPGDIYRLKLIHRSGYLNCISKITSATKWGCERHPSKLNTHITDHNNVHLFPVSGTVEFEDHLYYEPPGFHENSVEIEFDSIVTPLFATAGQQFRVWYGEDLTNLTEHDNIGQSCIDVYGVFQVEGD